The Lutibacter sp. Hel_I_33_5 genome has a window encoding:
- a CDS encoding ABC-F family ATP-binding cassette domain-containing protein produces the protein MNYLTVENISKAYGERVLFEDISFGINKDQKIAFIAKNGSGKTSILNIIAGKDTSDTGQIVSRKDIHIAYLSQADNLDSALTIEETIFSTENKILSVVNQYEDALKNPDDSEAYQKAFELMEQHNAWDFETQYRQILSKLKLHDLTLKVGSLSGGQKKRLSLAIVLISKPDLLILDEPTNHLDLEMIEWLEAFFAKEKITLFMVTHDRYFLERVCNEIIELDEGKIYKYKGNYSYYLQNKEERLALEATNLGKAKSLFKKELEWMRKQPKARTTKSKSRTDDFYQIKEKAHQRRKDHTIQLEINMERLGSKILELHKVYKSFGDLKILDGFEYVFKRGERIGIIGKNGTGKSSFLNIITEKSPVDSGKVILGETVKFGYYTQAGITIKEGQKVIEVVREFGDYIPLSKGRKISASQLLERFLFDKKKQYDFVEKLSGGEQKRLYLCAVLIQNPNFLILDEPTNDLDVVTLNVLENFLLDYPGNLLVVSHDRYFMDKIVDALFVFRGNGLVENFPGNYSDFRVYDSSLPKEKTEKKQTKEVKKVATKNILSYNEKREFGALESEIEKLQKIKLRIENQFLNVEIEPDDISKKSEELQNTIDTLEQKEERWLELSMKLEG, from the coding sequence ATGAATTACTTAACGGTTGAAAACATATCTAAAGCTTACGGTGAACGTGTCCTATTTGAAGATATTTCTTTTGGAATAAATAAAGATCAAAAGATTGCTTTTATAGCAAAAAATGGAAGTGGAAAAACGTCTATTTTAAACATTATTGCTGGAAAAGACACTTCTGATACAGGTCAAATTGTTAGTAGAAAAGATATTCACATAGCTTATCTTTCTCAGGCAGATAATTTAGACAGTGCACTTACGATTGAAGAAACCATTTTTTCAACAGAAAATAAAATTCTATCTGTCGTAAATCAATATGAAGATGCCTTAAAAAACCCTGATGATTCTGAAGCTTATCAAAAGGCTTTTGAATTAATGGAACAACATAATGCATGGGATTTTGAAACCCAATACAGACAAATTTTATCAAAATTAAAATTACACGATTTAACTCTTAAAGTAGGATCACTTTCTGGTGGTCAAAAAAAGAGATTATCGTTAGCTATCGTTTTAATAAGCAAACCTGATTTATTAATCTTAGATGAACCTACAAATCATTTAGATTTAGAAATGATTGAATGGTTAGAAGCTTTTTTTGCTAAAGAAAAAATAACATTATTTATGGTAACACATGATCGTTATTTTTTAGAACGTGTTTGTAATGAAATCATAGAATTAGACGAAGGAAAAATATATAAATACAAAGGAAATTATTCCTATTATCTTCAAAATAAAGAAGAACGCTTGGCATTAGAAGCAACCAATTTGGGGAAAGCTAAAAGTTTATTTAAAAAAGAATTAGAATGGATGCGAAAGCAACCAAAAGCAAGAACTACAAAATCGAAGTCTAGAACCGATGATTTTTATCAAATAAAAGAAAAAGCACATCAGCGAAGAAAAGACCATACTATTCAGTTAGAAATAAATATGGAGCGTTTGGGAAGCAAAATTTTAGAGCTTCATAAAGTCTATAAATCGTTTGGTGATTTAAAAATTCTAGATGGTTTTGAGTATGTTTTTAAACGTGGTGAGCGTATTGGAATTATTGGTAAAAACGGAACTGGAAAATCGTCTTTTTTAAATATTATTACAGAAAAATCTCCGGTAGATAGTGGAAAAGTGATTTTAGGAGAGACTGTAAAATTTGGATACTACACACAAGCTGGAATTACGATTAAAGAAGGTCAAAAAGTTATTGAAGTTGTAAGAGAATTTGGAGATTATATTCCGTTAAGCAAAGGGCGAAAAATATCTGCTTCTCAACTTTTAGAACGTTTTTTGTTTGATAAAAAAAAGCAATATGATTTTGTTGAAAAGCTTTCTGGTGGAGAACAAAAAAGACTGTATTTATGTGCGGTATTAATACAAAACCCTAACTTTTTAATTCTCGATGAACCTACAAATGATTTAGATGTAGTTACTTTAAATGTATTAGAAAATTTCTTATTAGATTATCCAGGTAATTTATTGGTGGTTTCTCACGACCGTTATTTTATGGATAAAATAGTTGATGCCTTATTTGTTTTTAGAGGAAATGGCTTGGTAGAAAATTTTCCTGGAAACTATTCAGATTTTAGAGTATATGATTCTTCTTTACCAAAAGAAAAAACTGAAAAAAAGCAAACAAAAGAGGTTAAAAAAGTAGCAACCAAAAATATATTATCTTATAATGAAAAACGTGAATTTGGTGCTTTAGAATCTGAAATAGAAAAACTTCAAAAAATAAAACTTAGAATCGAAAATCAGTTCTTAAATGTTGAGATAGAACCTGATGATATTTCAAAAAAATCTGAAGAACTACAAAATACCATTGATACTTTAGAACAAAAAGAAGAACGTTGGCTAGAGCTTTCTATGAAATTAGAAGGTTAA
- a CDS encoding 3'-5' exonuclease — protein MNLKVNLKNILFLDIETVPEIEDFSDLPDDKKELFQQKTSYQRKEDITTEEFYVRAGIWAEFGKIICISVGYFVENEKKNQLRVTSFYGNNEYKILIDFKLLLDKHFAKKNNVLCAHNGKEFDFPFIARRMIIKGIDLPEKLNLFGKKPWEVAHLDTMELWKFGDFKHYSSLKLLTSILGIPSPKDDIDGSEVADVYYKEKNIERIVSYCEKDTIAVAQILLKFNNQELIADEDIVNVN, from the coding sequence ATGAATTTAAAAGTAAACCTAAAAAACATTCTTTTTTTAGATATTGAAACCGTTCCAGAAATTGAAGATTTTTCTGATTTACCTGATGATAAAAAAGAACTATTTCAGCAAAAAACATCCTATCAAAGAAAAGAAGATATTACTACAGAAGAATTTTATGTTCGAGCTGGAATCTGGGCAGAGTTTGGTAAAATAATCTGTATCTCTGTTGGTTATTTTGTAGAAAATGAAAAGAAAAATCAACTAAGGGTTACCTCTTTTTATGGAAATAATGAGTACAAAATTTTAATAGATTTTAAATTGTTACTCGACAAACATTTTGCTAAAAAAAATAATGTTTTATGTGCTCATAATGGTAAAGAATTTGATTTCCCTTTTATTGCACGAAGAATGATTATTAAAGGTATTGATTTACCTGAAAAATTGAATTTGTTTGGTAAGAAACCATGGGAAGTCGCACACTTGGATACAATGGAGTTATGGAAGTTTGGTGATTTTAAGCATTATTCTTCACTTAAATTATTAACGTCCATTTTAGGGATTCCATCTCCAAAAGATGATATAGATGGCAGCGAAGTTGCAGATGTATATTACAAAGAAAAAAACATAGAAAGAATTGTTTCTTATTGTGAAAAAGACACCATTGCAGTTGCTCAAATTTTATTGAAATTTAATAATCAAGAATTAATTGCAGATGAAGATATTGTGAATGTAAATTAA